tatatatatatatatatatatatatatatatctcaatTAATGACTTTTGTGGCTGCAATGTTACattgtatgtaaatattttacataccTAGAAATTTGGTATTTTTACCAACAtattcatcaacattttattgaacatatttggtatctttaGAAACTTTCAGATCTCTACTAGATTTCAAAATTAAGTTTTGTGGGTTTGAACAATTTCTGGTTGCATAGTAAATGTGTGAGTTTGCAAGAGTTTGTAATGACTGACCAACCAACAGGTCAGTgagtttgaaaagaaaaaaaatgcatagaAATGATTCATGGATATTagtcattataaaatgtatatttatgttgAACTTATCAAACTCAGAGATTACAAATTGCTCTCAGTTACATAAGTTAAatacagtggtggaaagcaACTAAggacatttactgaagtactgtacttaagtacagttttgaggtacttttactttacatgagtatttccattttacacTACCTTGtacttccactctactacatttcagagggaaatattatatgTTCTACtcctatatttatttgacagctttagttacttttcagatcaatattttacatgtaaaacagatgatgtattttatattttttttgtatttgtaattcaTTTAGATCACTTTGTGGACATCTCTTTTCATCTTTACATTcagattgtttatttatttttattttgaacatgttaaaataacattcatgttaaaataacattcaagtattcaagtatttttttctgttgatcagtgtaaaaaaaaaaaatccatattaaACCCTTTTTGAttcaatgttttaaaacaaaacatgacaaatccAAGAGTGGTGAATACTTTTTACAGCCACTTTAtatctgtatacagtatatataataaatagaACACTGAGTGAGGACATTTTGCATAATGGGTTCCAAAATTtcataattttactttaaatactttaagtaaatttttGTATCTAataattttatacttttttatatattttttaagtgaTATTTGTAATACAGGACTTGTAATGTCCtacatttttacttgtaatggagtatttctatGCTGTggtattgttacttttacttaagtaaatgatcaACAATACTCTAAACTAAATTGACATTTAATTACAACTGTAATCATTTTGATGTAATTTAATGGTGGAAATCCAGTTTCAGGAATCCAAAATGGTTTTGcatacatatattacatatatgaTGGTATGTATAATGTAATACATCAAGGTAAGGATTTCTTTTTActtataatagtaataataatgtaatatatgtgtgtatactgtatgcagcTATCAGGGTTAATCAAACACTTTTCGAATAGACCCTTGTCAGCTCTGTGAGCAGACATACAACTGTCTGACCAACACATGTCAACTCTGAAAATCTGTCACTGTGAAATTAACACTTGTTAACACTGTAAGATTTGCTGTGTTACTGTTCGACTCATGCCACACACtctaacagttatttttagaGCAGGTACATATTGTGTATCAATTCTCAGTGGCGACCCTGTTCTGTATCAACATCTGATGTGTGAGCGAGGGTTGAAAAGGTCTTCACGTGGACTATTCATGGCGTTGATTAATGGTGCTCATGATTTAACACCTGCTGTTTTAATGTAGCCACTGTAAGAAACTGATCTCAACATGCTTGCGTGAGCGGTGTCCCCATTTTAAATAGCTACCTAAATTTATCATCTTTGTGGAGGTCAGTTgaacctgtgtgtgttcacatttgGGCACAGATAGAGAAAATGTAATCTTTAATAGCTCAGCCCTTTAGAAAAGACGATATATGACAATATATTCAGTTGTATGAAGTGTAATGGaggtgtttcattttcattttaaagtttattttcagttgttttaccACAATCAACTAAGAGGTTTAACTGCAAACTGAAAGAAAGATTTTTATAGTATTTAAGCACTGTTATGTCATTCAATAGGAATTATAGGCTTGAGTCATGTCATTTAGTAGTTACTTCTGTTTGTATTTGCAAGACAGTAGAGGCACTCATACATGGCAGATATCAGGCTTCACCATTTGGATTAATACTTCAAAAACAGCTTATATCTAAGAGGCGACACCCCATTAATGACACAGAGGGTAAAGTGGGATTTGAGGGTGACAAAGGCTTTATACTGGTGGCCTTTGTCCTTGATATTGCTATCAATGTGCCCTCCACATGGAGCAACTGTTGGCCCAGCCCCTCCCTGCTGCATACCACCAATCTGGGGCCCTGTCCAGAAACCACACTTGTGTCTTCAACACTTAGACATGCATAGCTTTAATAACTGGATCATTATTATGCGCGAAAGAGCAAACATCATTATCAAACACACATAACCTCCATTTACTATTGTCCAGCCTTTGAATTAGCAGTTCAGGGTGCAAAGTTGGAATTAACTCTCGACAGAAAAGTCGTTCTCATTCTACATCTGCAGATGAATGGATGAACTTATAGTAAATTCTTTTCACTGACTGTCACCAGCTGCTGTTGAGTATTTTTCTCCATAAAGGGTAGGCAGCTGTTTCAATGAGAGGGCAGAGCACTGATGGCATTCTCATATCCGCAAATATTATCAGTGCCAATATCATATGTGCCGTTAtttcatcaatatttttcaGCTGTCTAGTTGTGGAGagtttcacacatttcaaataATGTACTTACAGAGTACAGAGGTAGAATTTACTCAAGTTCTATagttaagtacaattttgagttaCTTGTACTTAGGCATTTCCACTTTAAACTTCTACTCTACTATATTTCTGAGGgacatatttcactttttactccactacatttatctgacagttattactttcagattaagattttacattaaaacatacagtatataacaagtttataaaatacagtgcattgttaaagattaaactacTGGATCCCAGCCTTTTTGGCCTGTGACCCCTTACAAAACAAGTGTCTGGTTGGGGCTCCTtgttacatttcagatgtttatgagtattttgacatttcccctctaaacttctcagatggttttatttaaataacagtttgaggccccattaatcatctcacgaactctcagatttattttgtgaccCTTAGAAAGGTACCAGACCTCTTGGTTGGGAAGACCAAACTACCGAACTTTATACAGCAATTAAAACTATATCTCCACCTCAACCAGCAGTTAAATGCATTAGTATTAGAAATCTattaatgttatatttaatGATTGATCAGTCACAGAGGCTTTTTGTGAGTAAGTTTACTTTCAATAGTAAATGTTGCTAATAGCACTATTTGAATccaggacttttacttgtatttttacattaatgtattGATACTTGTACCTTAATAAATGGTCCGAATTTGGACTGCaacaaacagttattttcattattgattaatttactTTCAAGATTTATTGTTTAGTTGGTTtatctattaaatgtcagaaaatagtgaaaaatgccaatttcccaaagcccaaacATATCCAGGTCACTATGTATGACAAAGTAAAGTAGGCTATAAAATagattcacatttaagaagctagaGCAaggaaatgtttgacatttttacgtaaaaaatgactaaaatgattaatcgaccATCCAAATAATTGCCGATTCATTGTCTGTCtatcgattaattgactgatcAACTAATAATTTCAATTCTAGTCTGAGTACATCTTCACTGAAAGAGTATAGGCTAAGTATTGTCAGTATTAGCAATCATCTGGTTTTACATTCTGCactttctgcatttttacattgataATATTGAGTAACTTTTGCtctgatcacattttaattGTACCACTTTTTTAACGTTTGCTCAAGTAGAttgtaaaatttaaacattttaagtaaaataactGCTAATTCTACTTAATGAGGATATTATAGCTTTCTATCCACCACTACTTATGAGTGTAAAAGCCATTTTATTGGACTCATGGAGAGGAGCTGTTCTTCCAAGAAAGGTGCTGAATCTCGACTTTTTGGAGGTTAGTTTCATAGGACCACGTGCTTCTTGTAGCACAGCGTTACAAAAACTTTTTTACTTTGTAAAATTTGGAGAGACTGAGACTCACATTAGAGAGAAATCATCATGGGATTTTCCTCGGgactcccccccccaccccataTCTatatcctccctccctctctctccctccctctctcactcactctccctcctctctctctctctctccgtcctcCCGTCTCTCCAGCCTGCAGAGTTTTCCGTCCAGTGTCAGGATAACATCGTAAACGAGGACCACCTGACGGTAAGACCGGACTAAATGGAAGCAGCGGAGGAAACTCTCACTTACCGAGATGACACCGGACTTCACAGGAAGCTGCTCCGAGAGGACAAGCATAAGGACAACACGGACAGTAAGGGACACGCCGAGACTAAAAGCGACGAGTCCAACTATGTGGATCTGGACATGAAACCGGACGGcacaaaaacagtgaaagtCACTTTCACTGGCGAGGGAAACCAGCTGTCAGTTATCAAATGCGACAGTGCGAGGCAGGGGGAGCATGGCACGGAGGGTAAAATCATTTCAGAGGACTTTGTTGAAGAGCAATCAGAGGACAAGCGGGCCACCGGCTGCGGCCCTCTTTCGGGTGAGTCTCTCTTGGAAACTCTGACCAAACTTCCCAACACTGATCCGGACTCAGAGAATGAGAAGCAGCGCCAGCAGGCCGAGCTCGACGCGAGTGACTGCAGTGAACATGTGTGCAGTGAGAGTGATGAGCTCCAGTACACGGACATGTATCTGAACAGCAAAACGGAGTCGGATGACGGTGCCAGCGCGGTGCTGTCCGACCACTGCGGCTCCGACACCTTGGAAGACGAATCTCACTATATCACAACGCACGAAATCCAGCTGACCGAGCTCGACCACGACGTAGATTACGACCTGGGGCGTGGGACCTGTTGGGATTTTGAAGACGATAACTTGGTTTATTCCTTTGTGGATTATGCCTCGTTTGAAAGCGATGAAACACAGGAGGGGACTTTGATACTGGAGGGCAGGAGCCAAGCGAAACTGCAGTCTAATCTTGGTGGAGCAGTTGTCAGCACTGAGCAGGAGGAGAGTGATCTTTGTGACTCGGACAAAGGCGCCAGCTCAGATGAAAGCGTATGTAAAAACGAAAGCGAAGACGCCGGTGCGGGGAAAATTCATTTATCAATAAAAACCTCCTCCAGGGCAGTGAACGAACCTGGCAATATCTTTGACAACAGCACGTGTGGATACACAAAACACTTTGGAGACGGGAGCCACTTCTCCTTTGTGAGCTCTGGCGCCAGAGCGGGGCCCTTGTGCGACAGAGCCCAGTATTTCATCCCTGCTCCGGGCCGTCAGCACCTTGCAACCAAACTAAGGCGGAAAGATATTAATGAGTATTCCAGTGGAGCGTCCAGCTCCATCAGTGAGCTGGATGACGCCGATAAAGAGGTGCGTAATTTAACCGCCAAGTCTTTCCGGAGCTTGGCATGTCCATACTTTGATGCCATTAATCTTAGCACCTCCAGTGAGTCCTCTATGTCGGAATATGGGCTAAACAAGTGGTCAGCCTATGTGGACTGGAATTATGGAAACATATCGCGGGGAAAAGAGCGAAGCGTAATTGCGCACAAGACTTCCAGCGCAACATTGGAAATGAATAAGACTGTGGACAGTAAGAGGCATGGTAAGACCATCGCCAGCTCGAAAGCATCACAAACTAAAACGTACGCGGCGAATAAGAGAACAAATTCTCAACAAGCTTCATCATCTAGCAAAAAGATTGAACTGAAAGATCCTGTTCATCCAAAGCAGCGCGGAGTCACGCTGAATTTCCGCTGTAATGTTGCACCTGAAGGAGCGAAGCGTCCAAAGTCCTCCAAGAACGCACGGTCCAGTGAGGTTACTGGGGCCGTGTTGGCCAGGTCAGGGTGTAAGATGCAATATCATCACACAGACAACACGGGGGATACACAGAAAAGAGCAAGTTTTGCATCAAGTCtactgaaaaatgtgatttccaAAAAGATGCAATTTGAACAGGAGCGCAAAATGGAGAGGGGCGAAGTTTGCGACAGATACCCGATGAAAGACAGGAGTGTGGGAAGAGGCTTGCAAAGGCAAACCTCAGAATCAGGCTCAGGATTCACTGTGAATTCTGCTGATGATGAATATCTGGAGGGCAGCAGGGCTAGTTCCTGTGAGCCTGCAGAGGAGCAGAAAAGCAACAAAGCGCCGGATGATTCAGAAAAGGGACAATATGAGAAGAAGGAATCTTGTGATCCTCCAAAAGCACAGCTCAGCCACAGTCAAAGTAGTGCATTTAATTCATGGAAAGAGGATGAGCTAGATCTTGTAAAGGAGGCTGAAGTCTCCACAGCTGTAAGCGATACAAAGGAAACCACTGCAAAGGATGAATTAGATACCAGCAGCATGCTAACAAAACTCCTTTTTGTTCCAAGCTGCCAGCTTCTTTCAAAGGAGAAGGAATTTACACAAGACTTGTCAAGAAATACACCTGCCACAGGCATGCCTGCTGGCCCACAGAAATGTGAGAAAGTGTTCAAAACGGGCAATAATGGAAACATAGTAGGCAAAGAAGAAAACGAGCAGGGTGGGAAAACACCTGAGATAAAAATATGCCTGAGAagtgtgaaagaaaataaagggtGCACACTGAATATTGCTAACCTGTTAACGCCTAAAATAAGTTACAACACTGTTAACACATTTAGAGCAGCAGGTGAAaccaaatgtcacattttgtctGCGTCAGATAAGATCCCAAACTTTACTGTTAGAGACATAAGAGACACCAAATGCAAGTTTCAAACTCCAATATATCATGTCAGAGATGTGCGTAAATTAGTAAAAAGTTCATATCGCTTTGTTTCTTTGGATAATAGTTCCACTGGGCCTTCAGCAGCAGGGGATAAACTTGATGAAAAGGCCAAAAAGGAGCCTGTAAAGCATTCATTACCATCTCCTATTGTGATTAAATGCCactctgtaaaaacaaatgtcaaaccAGAGATAAACGAGGcatcacagaaacagacagagggagatgtCCCATCTGAAACACCTCAAAGTGAAAATACACCTTCACATTGCACAACTAACAGGGTGCCAACTGTTGTAGCCAAGCAGCTAAATCCTGACCAATCAGAAATTCAAACGAATACTGACAGCAAAGTGACAAAACAGAGGCAGGAAAAGTTTTCAGGTGAGACAGCTGAAAGGAGAAATGAGCCTAAAATACCAAAACAGGCGGCGTTAGAgaaacttaaagctgcagtaaaaaCAATGGAGCAGCTTTATGTTTTTGACAGAAATGAATGGAAGCGCAAAACTCAAGCTCCACAACCCATCACCGACAGCCATGTGCTTTCACTTATTGCCCGTGAGGAGCAGGGAGCAGAGGAGCTGGAGGCAACAGCAGGGAGACTAACAGAGcc
The DNA window shown above is from Thunnus maccoyii chromosome 2, fThuMac1.1, whole genome shotgun sequence and carries:
- the LOC121911951 gene encoding uncharacterized protein C4orf54-like encodes the protein MEAAEETLTYRDDTGLHRKLLREDKHKDNTDSKGHAETKSDESNYVDLDMKPDGTKTVKVTFTGEGNQLSVIKCDSARQGEHGTEGKIISEDFVEEQSEDKRATGCGPLSGESLLETLTKLPNTDPDSENEKQRQQAELDASDCSEHVCSESDELQYTDMYLNSKTESDDGASAVLSDHCGSDTLEDESHYITTHEIQLTELDHDVDYDLGRGTCWDFEDDNLVYSFVDYASFESDETQEGTLILEGRSQAKLQSNLGGAVVSTEQEESDLCDSDKGASSDESVCKNESEDAGAGKIHLSIKTSSRAVNEPGNIFDNSTCGYTKHFGDGSHFSFVSSGARAGPLCDRAQYFIPAPGRQHLATKLRRKDINEYSSGASSSISELDDADKEVRNLTAKSFRSLACPYFDAINLSTSSESSMSEYGLNKWSAYVDWNYGNISRGKERSVIAHKTSSATLEMNKTVDSKRHGKTIASSKASQTKTYAANKRTNSQQASSSSKKIELKDPVHPKQRGVTLNFRCNVAPEGAKRPKSSKNARSSEVTGAVLARSGCKMQYHHTDNTGDTQKRASFASSLLKNVISKKMQFEQERKMERGEVCDRYPMKDRSVGRGLQRQTSESGSGFTVNSADDEYLEGSRASSCEPAEEQKSNKAPDDSEKGQYEKKESCDPPKAQLSHSQSSAFNSWKEDELDLVKEAEVSTAVSDTKETTAKDELDTSSMLTKLLFVPSCQLLSKEKEFTQDLSRNTPATGMPAGPQKCEKVFKTGNNGNIVGKEENEQGGKTPEIKICLRSVKENKGCTLNIANLLTPKISYNTVNTFRAAGETKCHILSASDKIPNFTVRDIRDTKCKFQTPIYHVRDVRKLVKSSYRFVSLDNSSTGPSAAGDKLDEKAKKEPVKHSLPSPIVIKCHSVKTNVKPEINEASQKQTEGDVPSETPQSENTPSHCTTNRVPTVVAKQLNPDQSEIQTNTDSKVTKQRQEKFSGETAERRNEPKIPKQAALEKLKAAVKTMEQLYVFDRNEWKRKTQAPQPITDSHVLSLIAREEQGAEELEATAGRLTEPDTHTDRIPQSLINATETGKSQEVKRSLNIIHVPYNDDTFKTQQSKTFSNKSVLHFGNGNKARVCITSVSNPVPQSSVLQTSATMKSSKTPVAPLSVKIEPQKHGQVEQRKVKISPTNPTVTQGSLDSENYLTMPGLGYTNEIKLLNREPVSKEANSNSSQTHTGDSKKSPLIMEYPASTVYHHPAAAATAGSQTQQVLCFSPTVTTVSPTPSTGETISTSQRKMLLDPTTGHYYLVDTPIQPTTKRLFDPETGHYVDVPMPHSPAAPVTPVPLPLSPVALNPGAYAPTYMIYPGFIPSPTLPAQAVLPQSACHSEDAGGEKVKNARSTKHEGNATGGESVYYSATGEAPLQLPVSLGHVSARGSTASTDRKPVISITTQQGPRIIAPPSFDGTTMSFVVEHR